Proteins encoded by one window of uncultured Draconibacterium sp.:
- a CDS encoding phospholipase, translated as MKLKQLLQTGFLLALILSFATENSFSQRLKSGPQDMTFFSTVDESNQPYALYIPENFDETKEYPLVVFLHGAMSNHRLGLERAFGQGNIQGKEFINPNRVTKVTDLEATRVYPKLKSVDYIVAAPFARGTAGYQGIPEADVYQMLADVKSRFKIDEDRIYLTGLSMGGGGTIWLGLSRPGIWAAIAPCCPAPPEGSEEIASNACNLPVHLFVGDQDFLYGTAQVWKKNFEANSASLDYIEYPGIGHNSWEYAFEDGFIFDWFAQFERNLYPNKVKFNTRHYKYNKAYWVTFDKLVPGELASVDAKFNSENSIAITTANLDAFSLHIAKHPQYNSNQKVSVKIDGENFSVKSAGTLSFSKTENGWKNERFTLELTSKQKGAEGPLYEGLASNHVYVYGTEGNPTAEELEARKQVAIRAADIAKFRETSGRVMIFPRVLSDKQVRQSDYETSNLILLGTKETNSIIAKYTDELPIHLDASADDYSLLYIYPMNGHYLMINSGLSWWNLPGGGNASDIMSNIDNLDEFAPSGTAVMMNTPADGLKGLKDFILYKANKGNVICNGYFDSEWSIPTDKANELKASGVVTLK; from the coding sequence ATGAAACTAAAACAGCTTCTTCAAACTGGATTTTTGTTAGCATTAATCTTATCGTTTGCTACCGAGAATAGTTTTAGCCAACGGCTAAAATCAGGACCACAGGACATGACTTTTTTCTCCACTGTGGATGAGAGCAATCAGCCTTATGCGCTATACATTCCCGAGAATTTTGATGAAACAAAAGAATATCCGCTTGTTGTCTTTCTGCACGGTGCCATGTCGAATCACCGGCTTGGTTTGGAACGGGCTTTTGGTCAGGGAAATATTCAGGGAAAGGAATTTATAAATCCCAATCGTGTTACGAAGGTTACCGATCTTGAGGCAACACGCGTTTATCCGAAGCTAAAAAGTGTTGACTACATTGTCGCTGCTCCTTTTGCACGCGGAACTGCAGGTTATCAAGGCATTCCGGAAGCTGATGTTTACCAGATGCTGGCCGATGTAAAATCGCGTTTTAAAATTGACGAAGACCGAATTTATCTGACAGGTTTATCAATGGGAGGTGGCGGAACGATCTGGCTTGGCCTTTCAAGACCAGGTATCTGGGCGGCAATTGCACCTTGTTGTCCTGCACCGCCGGAAGGAAGTGAAGAAATAGCCTCCAATGCCTGTAATCTGCCGGTTCATCTGTTTGTTGGAGATCAGGACTTTTTGTACGGAACAGCACAAGTCTGGAAAAAGAATTTTGAAGCGAACAGCGCTTCTTTAGATTACATTGAATATCCCGGAATCGGGCATAACAGCTGGGAATATGCGTTCGAAGATGGTTTTATCTTCGATTGGTTCGCTCAGTTTGAAAGAAATTTATATCCGAACAAAGTAAAATTCAACACGCGCCATTATAAGTATAACAAAGCTTACTGGGTGACTTTTGACAAACTTGTTCCGGGAGAACTGGCTAGTGTCGACGCCAAATTTAATTCAGAAAATAGTATTGCTATTACGACTGCTAATCTGGATGCATTTAGTCTGCATATTGCAAAGCACCCGCAATATAATTCAAACCAAAAAGTGTCTGTAAAAATCGATGGTGAAAACTTTTCGGTGAAGTCTGCCGGTACACTTTCATTTTCAAAAACAGAAAATGGCTGGAAAAACGAACGTTTTACACTTGAACTGACTTCAAAACAAAAAGGTGCTGAAGGACCATTATACGAAGGTTTGGCTTCGAATCATGTTTATGTTTACGGCACTGAAGGAAACCCAACGGCAGAAGAACTGGAAGCCCGGAAACAAGTTGCCATCAGGGCGGCAGACATCGCTAAATTCCGCGAAACTTCAGGAAGAGTGATGATTTTTCCACGTGTACTTTCCGACAAGCAGGTTCGGCAAAGTGATTATGAAACATCGAACCTGATTCTGTTAGGAACGAAAGAAACAAACAGCATAATCGCAAAATATACCGACGAACTTCCAATTCATCTGGACGCCAGTGCCGATGATTATTCTTTGCTGTATATCTATCCGATGAACGGCCATTACCTAATGATAAATTCAGGATTATCGTGGTGGAATCTGCCGGGAGGAGGCAATGCTTCAGACATCATGAGTAATATTGATAATCTAGACGAATTTGCACCCAGTGGAACAGCAGTTATGATGAATACTCCGGCTGATGGATTGAAAGGCTTAAAAGATTTCATCCTTTACAAAGCCAACAAAGGCAACGTAATTTGCAATGGTTATTTCGACAGCGAATGGTCAATTCCGACAGACAAGGCAAATGAGTTGAAAGCCTCGGGAGTAGTAACACTGAAATAG
- a CDS encoding alpha/beta hydrolase-fold protein translates to MKLNFTFKQLLVLVLGVFLMSAVQAQEIQQRRGVQVVSPEIGDDNTVTFRLYAEDAQSVAVSGSWLGMGENLEMKKGSDGVWSATTKALEPSMYHYNFILDGVSIIDPRNPKALRDGTRYASTLIVPGKESDVFEVQDVPHGTIHKVWYDSPTLGLYRRMLVYTPAGYENSNEKYPVLYLLHGGGGDEEAWSSLGRANNILDNLIAEGKAKPMLVVMTNGNELQTSSVTEWPTNSNVTDHGPALGNETREQTVDRVTKFPNSLVNDVIPYVEKNFRVIANSENRAIAGLSMGSMQTQITTMTNPGMFQYIGCFSLGIHFNDQFEIVSNEILIPGYDKYLETMDNKLFYAGCGTEDFCYEGVQSLRKKLDEHNFEYVYNETGGGHTWANWRTYLSDYAPRLFK, encoded by the coding sequence ATGAAACTAAATTTTACATTCAAACAATTGCTTGTATTGGTGTTGGGAGTTTTCTTAATGTCAGCCGTTCAGGCACAGGAAATACAACAGCGCAGAGGAGTTCAGGTCGTTTCTCCTGAAATTGGAGACGACAACACCGTTACATTCAGGCTTTATGCTGAAGATGCGCAATCGGTAGCAGTAAGCGGAAGCTGGCTGGGAATGGGCGAAAACCTGGAAATGAAAAAAGGCAGCGACGGCGTTTGGTCGGCAACAACAAAGGCGTTGGAACCATCAATGTATCACTACAACTTTATCCTTGATGGAGTGAGTATTATTGATCCCCGGAATCCGAAAGCCTTACGCGACGGAACAAGATACGCCAGTACCTTGATTGTTCCCGGAAAAGAATCGGATGTTTTTGAAGTTCAGGATGTGCCGCACGGTACCATTCATAAAGTTTGGTACGATTCGCCAACACTCGGTTTATACCGCAGAATGTTGGTTTATACACCAGCGGGCTACGAAAACAGCAATGAAAAATATCCCGTTTTATACCTGCTTCACGGTGGTGGTGGCGATGAGGAAGCCTGGTCGTCACTAGGGCGTGCTAATAACATTCTTGACAACCTGATTGCTGAAGGAAAAGCCAAACCGATGCTTGTTGTTATGACAAACGGAAACGAATTGCAAACATCGTCGGTAACCGAATGGCCAACAAATTCAAACGTTACAGATCATGGTCCGGCTTTGGGAAATGAAACTCGTGAACAAACTGTTGACCGTGTTACAAAATTCCCTAATAGTTTGGTGAACGATGTAATTCCATACGTTGAAAAGAATTTCAGGGTAATTGCCAATAGCGAAAATCGAGCTATTGCAGGTCTTTCGATGGGATCGATGCAAACGCAGATCACTACCATGACTAACCCCGGAATGTTCCAGTATATTGGCTGTTTTAGTTTGGGAATTCACTTTAACGATCAGTTTGAGATTGTTTCCAATGAAATTCTGATTCCGGGTTACGACAAATACCTGGAAACCATGGATAACAAACTGTTTTATGCCGGTTGCGGAACAGAAGATTTCTGTTACGAAGGTGTTCAATCGTTACGTAAAAAGCTCGACGAGCACAACTTTGAATATGTTTATAATGAAACCGGTGGCGGTCATACCTGGGCAAACTGGAGAACGTATTTGTCGGATTACGCACCCCGATTATTCAAATAA
- a CDS encoding alpha/beta hydrolase-fold protein, with translation MKPNNKQFVLSVLLIFVINIFSINAQEIQQRRGVQVVSPEINGDNSVTFRLYSENAQSVAVSGSWMGFGQNLEMKKGDDGVWSAKTAVLEPSMYHYNLILDGVSILDPRNPKAMRDGTRYASTLIIPGEGSETFEVNDVPHGSINKVWYDSPSLDLTRRMYVYTPPGYEGSKEKYPVLYLLHGGGGDEDAWSSLGRANYILDNLIASGKAKPMIVVMTNGNPNQKAAITETQPIPSDNPLIIATAKFPTSLVNDVIPYVEDHYRVIANSSNRAIAGLSMGCLHTQIASLNNPEMFKYMGLFSLGLHPNDPNLEEIMKPLIAAYDANLETLKKNYKLFYIGCGTEDFVYEGVQNLRKKLDDNNFEYLYNETGGGHTWANWRTYLSDYAPRLFK, from the coding sequence ATGAAACCGAATAATAAACAATTCGTTTTATCAGTCTTACTGATTTTTGTGATAAATATTTTTAGTATTAACGCGCAGGAAATTCAACAACGAAGAGGTGTCCAGGTTGTTTCTCCCGAGATAAACGGAGACAACAGCGTTACTTTTCGCTTGTATTCTGAAAATGCCCAATCGGTTGCCGTAAGCGGAAGCTGGATGGGATTTGGTCAAAACCTTGAAATGAAAAAAGGAGATGACGGCGTGTGGTCGGCAAAAACAGCTGTTTTGGAACCGTCGATGTATCACTACAACCTGATCCTTGATGGAGTTAGTATTCTCGATCCAAGAAATCCAAAAGCCATGCGCGACGGAACACGTTATGCAAGTACGTTGATCATTCCGGGAGAAGGTTCTGAAACGTTTGAGGTAAACGACGTTCCTCACGGATCGATTAATAAGGTTTGGTACGATTCTCCTTCGTTAGATCTCACGCGCAGAATGTATGTTTATACGCCTCCGGGTTACGAAGGCAGCAAGGAAAAATATCCTGTTTTATACCTGCTTCATGGCGGTGGTGGCGACGAAGATGCCTGGAGTTCATTGGGACGTGCAAATTATATTCTTGACAATTTGATTGCTTCAGGCAAAGCCAAACCAATGATTGTGGTGATGACCAACGGAAATCCAAATCAGAAAGCGGCTATTACCGAAACGCAACCTATTCCATCGGATAATCCGCTGATTATTGCTACTGCCAAGTTTCCAACGAGTTTGGTAAATGATGTGATTCCATATGTGGAAGATCATTACCGCGTAATTGCTAACAGCTCGAACCGTGCCATTGCCGGTTTGTCGATGGGATGTTTGCACACGCAGATCGCCTCATTAAACAATCCTGAAATGTTTAAATACATGGGATTATTCAGTCTTGGTTTACATCCGAACGATCCAAATCTGGAGGAAATAATGAAACCCTTAATTGCAGCTTACGACGCAAATCTGGAAACCTTGAAAAAGAACTACAAGCTTTTCTACATTGGTTGCGGAACCGAGGATTTTGTTTACGAAGGCGTACAGAACCTACGTAAAAAACTGGATGATAATAATTTCGAATACCTGTATAACGAAACTGGTGGCGGTCATACCTGGGCAAACTGGAGAACTTATTTGTCGGATTATGCACCGCGCCTTTTTAAATAA
- a CDS encoding alpha/beta hydrolase-fold protein, with translation MKNFKSIVLLGFLAMFFTSAVQAQMFNRTPTPNDNLQSTKVLENGDVEFQIYAPEAETVTLGGDIVPWGTDLKSEKAENGVWTITVPKAKAGTYRYNFVVDGVKVYDPKAPDAYKTSALVDVLPNGDEEFFAIRKDVPHGAVSAIQYYSSTTGTMRNMQVWTPPGYNAKNNKLPVFYLIHGGGDSEVAWPGVGRAGIIMDNLLAEGKCKEMIVVMPDGGIDVNLFVKDFVNDIIPYIESNYNVYSDADHRALAGLSMGGLEVLESFMAHPDLFAYINVMSSGWFADNKEMYEAGDKRLAEIAPILEKTVKFLKFTQGGPEDIAYANGKEMLKVFDKNGIDYEFSEMPGGHSWLVWRNDLHSFAPVLFK, from the coding sequence ATGAAGAATTTTAAGTCAATAGTACTGCTTGGTTTTTTAGCCATGTTTTTTACATCAGCCGTTCAGGCCCAAATGTTTAACCGAACACCAACGCCTAATGATAATCTGCAATCGACAAAAGTTTTGGAAAATGGTGATGTTGAATTTCAGATTTATGCGCCTGAGGCAGAAACAGTGACCTTGGGAGGCGACATTGTTCCGTGGGGAACAGATCTGAAAAGTGAAAAAGCGGAAAATGGTGTTTGGACCATAACAGTCCCAAAGGCTAAGGCCGGAACCTATCGTTACAATTTTGTGGTTGACGGAGTGAAAGTATACGATCCAAAAGCTCCGGATGCCTACAAAACATCGGCACTGGTCGATGTTCTGCCAAATGGAGACGAGGAGTTTTTTGCCATTCGGAAAGATGTTCCACATGGTGCTGTTTCTGCCATTCAGTATTATTCCTCAACTACCGGAACAATGCGAAATATGCAGGTTTGGACGCCTCCGGGTTACAATGCCAAAAACAATAAATTACCAGTATTTTATCTGATTCACGGTGGTGGCGACAGCGAAGTGGCGTGGCCGGGAGTAGGACGCGCAGGAATTATTATGGACAATCTTTTGGCCGAAGGGAAATGCAAGGAAATGATCGTTGTAATGCCCGACGGTGGAATTGATGTAAACCTATTCGTTAAGGATTTTGTAAACGATATTATACCTTACATCGAGTCGAATTACAATGTATACAGCGATGCTGATCATCGTGCTTTAGCCGGTCTTTCAATGGGCGGTCTGGAAGTGCTGGAGTCGTTTATGGCACACCCTGATTTGTTTGCTTATATCAATGTGATGAGTTCGGGATGGTTTGCCGATAACAAAGAAATGTACGAAGCCGGCGACAAACGTTTGGCAGAGATTGCACCAATTTTAGAGAAGACGGTAAAATTCCTGAAATTCACACAGGGAGGTCCTGAAGATATAGCTTATGCAAATGGCAAAGAGATGTTGAAGGTATTCGACAAAAACGGGATTGATTATGAATTTAGTGAGATGCCCGGTGGCCATAGTTGGCTGGTTTGGCGGAACGATCTTCATAGCTTTGCTCCTGTATTATTTAAGTAA
- a CDS encoding alpha/beta hydrolase-fold protein — MNLVRCPVAIVGWFGGTIFIALLLYYLSKTRQKGTSLVVYFFIFQELTILKTNKMTIKKYLLRICSLGFILLITLNVFAQFGPRIKSPEVNDDSSITFRIKAPEAKEVSVNMAMKNYPMEKDTEGVWSVTVGPVEPEGYTYAFTVDGLKVLDPANPEMQIGQAPSWSLLTVPGNPPRFYELQDVPHGAIHIHKYYSTAQEVNRELYVYTPPAYNPNKKYPVLNLRHGGGDNETAWYVVGDAANIMDNLLAEGKIVPMIVVMTNGNVEKQTEGGAYGAEGIQIMADELFNDVIPLIEKEYSVYTDQKHRAIAGLSMGGGQSYYIGLANVDKFDWIGSFSSGIFGGIPGVNFDPEERTPGILTKSADYNKELNLFYLSCGEQDPRVEHTKKVVDTFNENNLNVTYETYEGTHEWKVWKHSLRSFAQMLFK; from the coding sequence ATGAATTTAGTGAGATGCCCGGTGGCCATAGTTGGCTGGTTTGGCGGAACGATCTTCATAGCTTTGCTCCTGTATTATTTAAGTAAAACAAGGCAGAAAGGTACATCATTAGTGGTGTACTTTTTTATTTTTCAGGAACTAACAATACTTAAAACCAATAAAATGACGATAAAAAAATACTTGCTTCGAATCTGCAGTCTTGGCTTCATTCTGTTGATCACTTTAAATGTTTTTGCACAATTCGGGCCGCGAATTAAATCGCCAGAGGTGAATGATGATTCCAGCATTACTTTCCGGATAAAAGCGCCCGAAGCAAAAGAAGTTTCGGTGAATATGGCGATGAAAAACTACCCCATGGAAAAGGATACCGAAGGCGTTTGGAGTGTTACCGTTGGACCGGTAGAACCTGAAGGATATACTTACGCTTTTACAGTTGACGGACTGAAAGTGCTCGATCCGGCAAATCCTGAAATGCAGATAGGACAGGCACCTTCATGGAGTTTGCTTACTGTTCCCGGAAATCCACCGCGTTTTTATGAATTGCAGGATGTACCGCACGGCGCCATTCACATTCATAAATATTATTCTACTGCGCAGGAAGTAAACAGGGAACTGTATGTGTACACGCCTCCCGCTTACAATCCGAATAAAAAGTATCCGGTGTTAAACCTGCGTCATGGTGGCGGCGATAACGAAACTGCATGGTATGTGGTTGGAGATGCAGCCAATATTATGGATAATTTACTGGCTGAAGGCAAAATTGTACCCATGATTGTGGTAATGACCAACGGAAACGTAGAAAAGCAAACCGAAGGTGGAGCGTACGGTGCGGAGGGCATTCAAATTATGGCCGATGAATTGTTCAACGATGTGATTCCTTTGATTGAGAAGGAGTATTCAGTTTATACCGACCAGAAACACCGGGCGATAGCAGGTCTTTCGATGGGCGGCGGACAATCGTATTATATTGGTTTGGCAAATGTGGATAAATTTGACTGGATAGGATCATTCAGCTCTGGAATTTTTGGTGGAATTCCCGGTGTGAATTTCGATCCGGAAGAACGAACTCCCGGCATCCTGACAAAATCAGCTGATTACAATAAGGAACTGAATTTATTCTACTTGTCTTGTGGCGAGCAGGATCCACGCGTTGAGCACACTAAAAAAGTGGTTGATACATTCAACGAAAACAACCTTAATGTCACTTACGAAACTTATGAAGGAACACACGAGTGGAAAGTGTGGAAACATTCGCTGCGGAGTTTTGCCCAGATGCTGTTTAAGTAA
- a CDS encoding carboxylesterase family protein, with protein sequence MKTNRRNFFQTLGAGAAGIGISSAFPKTATSTPSEQAAENDEQVLFVGDDIALADTEYGKVKGYILRGINYFLGIPYGAPTSGKNRFMPPQKPEPWDDVFPTVWWGNATPQNIEGQYSNSYSAFVDHWNYDDISEDCLRLNVFTPGIADGKKRPVLVWFHGGGFTAGNGIEQDGYNGENISRKGDIVFVSLNHRLGPMGFSNLAGVGGDKFADSGNVGILDLVAALEWVRDNIENFGGDPGNVTIMGQSGGGGKVKAITGTPKAKGLFHKAVVLSGFIRLWGEKDTTEKVGEYILREAGITKNEIAKLQEMPWQEYYALANRAAAKFAQETGEEIGMGGFVPVVGTDVIPAEPYFPEATPLIEDIPMIFSSTTEEMSPSRTNPELENITLEEVIEQVKVRAGFEAGLGDKAEEVVKAYAKAFPDKRPVEIWALVSASRKGNVALADSKVKQKAPVYMAWFGWQPPLFNNRMRAFHCLDICFWFNNTDVMYTHTGGGKRPRALSDKISGSLIQFMKTGDPNGGGLPEWPQYTSENGEVMVLNDVCEVKNDPDREARKAMS encoded by the coding sequence ATGAAAACGAACCGAAGAAATTTTTTCCAGACATTAGGAGCGGGAGCCGCCGGAATTGGTATCTCTTCAGCTTTCCCAAAAACAGCGACGTCAACTCCTTCAGAGCAAGCTGCTGAAAATGATGAGCAGGTGCTGTTTGTTGGCGACGATATTGCACTTGCCGATACGGAATACGGAAAAGTAAAAGGATACATTTTACGAGGAATCAATTATTTTCTGGGTATTCCATACGGAGCGCCAACATCGGGGAAGAATCGTTTTATGCCTCCTCAAAAACCGGAGCCATGGGACGATGTTTTTCCAACAGTTTGGTGGGGAAATGCAACCCCTCAAAACATTGAAGGGCAATATTCTAATTCATATTCGGCTTTTGTCGATCACTGGAATTACGACGATATTAGCGAAGATTGCCTGCGCCTGAATGTGTTTACTCCCGGAATTGCCGATGGGAAAAAAAGGCCTGTTTTGGTTTGGTTTCATGGTGGTGGTTTTACCGCCGGAAACGGTATTGAACAAGATGGCTACAATGGTGAAAACATCAGCCGAAAAGGCGATATTGTTTTTGTTTCATTGAATCATCGTCTGGGCCCAATGGGATTTTCAAATCTTGCAGGAGTTGGCGGAGATAAATTTGCTGATTCAGGAAACGTTGGTATTCTCGATTTGGTTGCGGCACTGGAATGGGTGCGCGATAACATCGAAAACTTTGGTGGTGATCCCGGAAATGTAACCATCATGGGGCAGTCGGGTGGTGGCGGAAAAGTAAAAGCCATTACCGGAACTCCAAAAGCGAAAGGTCTCTTCCATAAAGCCGTTGTGTTAAGTGGTTTTATCCGTTTGTGGGGTGAAAAAGATACCACCGAAAAAGTGGGAGAATATATTTTAAGGGAAGCAGGAATAACAAAGAACGAAATTGCCAAATTGCAGGAAATGCCCTGGCAGGAATATTATGCGCTGGCCAATCGTGCTGCGGCAAAATTCGCCCAGGAAACCGGGGAAGAAATCGGTATGGGAGGTTTTGTTCCAGTAGTTGGTACCGATGTTATTCCGGCAGAACCATATTTCCCCGAAGCCACTCCGCTAATTGAAGATATTCCAATGATCTTCAGTTCTACTACCGAAGAAATGTCGCCAAGCCGAACAAATCCTGAGCTGGAAAATATCACGCTTGAAGAGGTAATTGAACAGGTAAAAGTGCGGGCCGGTTTTGAAGCCGGTTTAGGCGATAAAGCAGAGGAAGTGGTGAAGGCGTATGCAAAAGCATTTCCGGATAAACGCCCGGTTGAAATTTGGGCATTGGTAAGTGCAAGCAGAAAAGGCAATGTTGCGTTGGCCGACTCGAAAGTGAAACAAAAAGCGCCGGTTTATATGGCTTGGTTTGGCTGGCAACCACCATTGTTTAATAACCGGATGAGAGCTTTCCACTGCCTCGATATTTGTTTCTGGTTTAATAACACCGATGTAATGTATACACATACCGGAGGCGGAAAACGTCCTCGGGCGCTTTCGGATAAAATTTCAGGGTCACTCATTCAGTTTATGAAAACCGGAGATCCAAATGGCGGCGGTTTACCCGAATGGCCTCAATATACTTCTGAAAATGGTGAGGTAATGGTTTTGAATGATGTATGCGAGGTTAAAAACGATCCGGACAGGGAAGCCAGAAAGGCCATGTCGTAA
- a CDS encoding alpha/beta hydrolase-fold protein, which translates to MKKTVLTIISLIFATSIFAQFGGPPRLVSPEIDGNNVTIRIRAPKAIKVELNGAFLPVQEVETPMGRMSRPMPVEMKEGDDGVWEYTAKDVVPDFYTYTISVDGVSMLDPNNLKVLRNGQNMSNYLIVPGEKSELYLEAEDQKGTLLKVWYPSPAFGANRRMYVYTPYGYGETNKKYPVLYLQHGGGGDEDAWSSLGRARQIMDNLIAQGKAEPMIVVMPNASPNQLASPDVLEPIPGPSLFGQDMESDEFHAGGAYTKSLVEDIIPYVESHFDVIAKKEGRAIAGLSMGGIYTLYTTARHPELFDYIGVLSMGFTPGRDAKAELTPIKDAGYELYWVGCGETDMAYDNAERLLKALDELNMEHTYFDKVGGHTWDTWRVCLKEMAPLLFK; encoded by the coding sequence ATGAAAAAAACAGTTCTTACAATAATCTCCCTGATTTTTGCAACAAGTATTTTTGCTCAGTTTGGAGGACCTCCACGTTTAGTTTCACCAGAGATTGACGGTAACAATGTAACAATCCGGATACGTGCCCCAAAAGCTATAAAAGTAGAGCTAAACGGTGCTTTCCTGCCGGTTCAGGAGGTTGAAACACCCATGGGACGAATGTCGCGCCCCATGCCGGTGGAAATGAAAGAAGGTGACGATGGCGTTTGGGAATATACGGCTAAAGATGTTGTGCCCGATTTTTACACCTATACCATTTCTGTTGATGGAGTTTCAATGCTCGATCCCAATAACCTGAAAGTGTTGCGCAACGGACAGAATATGAGCAATTACCTGATTGTTCCGGGCGAGAAGAGCGAACTCTATCTGGAAGCTGAAGATCAAAAAGGTACTTTGCTGAAAGTGTGGTATCCATCGCCGGCTTTTGGCGCCAACCGTAGAATGTATGTTTACACGCCGTATGGTTATGGCGAGACAAATAAAAAATATCCTGTTTTATATCTTCAGCACGGTGGTGGTGGCGATGAGGATGCCTGGTCGTCGTTGGGAAGAGCCCGCCAGATTATGGATAACCTGATTGCACAAGGAAAAGCTGAACCGATGATCGTGGTTATGCCAAACGCCAGTCCAAACCAATTGGCGTCGCCAGATGTTTTGGAGCCTATTCCCGGACCTTCTTTATTCGGTCAGGATATGGAATCGGACGAATTTCATGCCGGTGGTGCGTATACAAAAAGCCTGGTTGAGGATATTATTCCTTACGTTGAGTCGCATTTTGATGTAATCGCCAAAAAAGAAGGACGCGCCATCGCCGGTCTTTCAATGGGCGGTATTTACACGCTTTATACTACGGCGCGTCATCCTGAATTATTCGATTATATCGGTGTGTTGAGTATGGGATTTACACCCGGTCGCGATGCGAAAGCTGAATTAACGCCAATAAAAGATGCCGGTTACGAGTTGTACTGGGTTGGCTGTGGCGAAACAGACATGGCGTATGATAATGCGGAAAGGTTGTTGAAAGCGCTTGACGAATTAAATATGGAACACACCTATTTTGATAAAGTTGGCGGTCACACCTGGGACACCTGGCGTGTTTGTTTAAAAGAAATGGCACCCCTATTATTCAAATAA